aaagaagaaagagtacactgcaaaaacatccttaagttcatcagcatcatctgttatgttcaccaagaaacaaccactattcatccctgtccaaactgctgtcacaaaacagctgaaccaaacatctgttcaaagggatgtacaggtgacagatgcacctccagccaatcaattcagaaaaggcaaggaaaaagcatcataccaaaggattccccacgtttatgagacttacaaaaatccctctaaaccaaaagtgaacaggcatccttttggttatcaacagatgataggtcaagacccccaacagtggttagagaaatacattcccaaaaatgtacaaacccctgagctaaccactgtccatgcatctgcctccatcccagacactgttgagaccccatccaaagccctgttggctttggaaacctttttgaactaatcctttacttcatgtgcagggagtttctacatgcttagatagtctttggtatgtagatagtggaggctccaggcacatgacaggatgtaaagcccttcttcaagatttcaaaattcatggagggggtgatatatcctttggtaataatagtaagggaaaggttctggggtctggtactgtaaagtctggaaatgtaaaatttgaaaatgtcaatcttattgataatctgaaattcaacctcctaagtgtgtctcaaatgagtgataaaggatttggatcattcttcacaaaggattgttgcaggattgtcggaccagaaatggttagtaagattgaagcaataatcaagaaaggctcaaaaaaacttgttgctcaaagaagtggcaatgtttatgttgttgacatgtcaagagagtgtcccagagctgatgcctgtctgttctcagctgcctctaacaaagagacagagctatggcacaaaagactgggacacacaaatctcaaaacaatcaatgaaatttcaaaaaatggcttagtaagaggctcaccacaaaaaatgttttcatgtcctgaacactgtgtttcctgtttaaaaggaaaacagcacaagagctcttttaagtccattgaagagtccaaaacaacccagtgtttgcagatgatgcacatggatttgtttggcccagtgcaagtcatgagtctcaaaaagaaaagatattgtttggttattgttgatgacttctctaggtttacatggaccttctttttacactccaaagatgagactgcaggtattttgcaagactttgtgatgcaggttgaaaagcaatttgaccttccagtaaaagtcttcaggagtgactatggcacagaattcaaaaataaggagttggatgccttctgtgtgaagaaagggattgtaaggcagtgcaacattcctagaacaccagagcaaaatggagttgttgaaagaaagaacagaacgctgattgaggctgccagaaccatgcttgtagattcaggtttgccattaactttttgggcagaggcagtaaacactgcttgctatgtccaaaatagagttttaatcaactccaggcacaaaaagactgcttatgaaattctgtataaaataaagccattaatctcatatttcaaagtttttggttgcccatgcttcattttgaacttaaaagattctatctcaaaatttgcaggcaaaatcgatatgggatatcacgtgggatactcatccactgctaaggcctacaaagtgtttaatacacggaccaaagcagtggaagagaccatgaatgtaaagttcaatgaactttcatcactgaaaatcactgcaaatcctgctgaattgtttgatcttgaaaaattcacctttgaaaatactgctgtcaagactaacactaCAGGTCCATTagaggattcatcaccagactatggatatgaaatcatcattcctcaaaagtctgcctCAAGAGggggagcatcagttgttcaaaacagttgtcaaagctcaaccattgctacctcaacagttgttgaccaaagtagccccttaaccactgcttccacctcatcaaccactgctgacaaaagtcctcaaacagtggatcaaagtcagcaggtgttctcacctttacctccaatgcctccaccttttgaagccactgctgggtcatcaaagtcaccagcagtggttagctcagatgatacacatctgcagccttcaccacaaaatgccatcattccctaccaaggagagctaatcttctGGAAATCTCATCCatcagatcaaatcattggcaacatcaatgaaggggtgctcacaagaaagcagtcccaaaacatttgtctttttactggctttctatcactccatcagccagttaagtaccaagaggcactgaaagacaacagctgggtagaggccatgcaagaagggctccaacagttcagaagacaacaagtatgggagcttgtaccactaccagagaatgtaagtcctattggcacaaagtgggtcttcaaaaacaaaactgatgaaaggggcattgttgtcaagaataaagtcaggcttgtggttcaaggctatagacaagaagagggaatagattatgatgaaacatttgctcctgttgcaagacttgaagTAATCAGaatctttctggcctttgctgtcaaccacaatatcaaggtgtaccaaatggatataaaatgtgcattcctctatggtaaaattcaagaagaggtatatgtctgtcaacctccaggttttgaggatccattttatccagatcatgtatacaagctaaacaaagctttgtatggcttgaaacaagcacccagagcctggtatgaaactctttccacctttttactttccattggtttcaccagaggcaggattgataaaacactgtctttaaaatggagagggaaggatttgatgattgtccagatttatgtggatgacatcatttttggaagcacatgtaataaaatgtgtgaatagttcagacaactcatgacagctgagtttgaaatgagtgcaatgggtgaactcagtgctttcttggtctccaagtaaagcagctgcaaaatggcactttcatccatctaggcaaatatgcaaaagaacttttaaagaaatttgatatggatgattgtaagccatgtagtacacccattgcaaccaacaaattgatcatgtctgaagaaaatgatgatttggttgatcagaccttatatagaagcatgattgggtctttattgtacctaactgcatctagaccagatatcatgtttgcaacatgtgtctgtgcaagatcccaatcatcccctagaaagtcaaaccttattgctgtaaaaaggatattaagatacctcaaaggtgctcccacacttggtatctggtatccagctaatggtaaaattgagctttcaggtttttcagatagtgactttgctggatgtgataaaacaaggaagtccacttcaggagggtgccaattcctaggcaattgcttagtgtcttggcaaagcaaaaagcaagcagctgtttccacatccactgctgaggtagaatacatagctgctgcaagctgtacagcccaactgctttggcttcagaatcagttactggattttggtatcactgccttgaagacaccactcatgttggacagccaggcagcagaaaatatcatcaaaaatccagtttcccattcaaccaccaaagatatcgacatcagacatcactttgtgagggattgctatgaaaaaggtttgatttctctgcatcatgttccaactaaggatcagctggcagatgtgctaaccaaagcattagacacatctacctttgaaagcttgatctctaggattggcatgctcaacatggaataacaggcaaaatcctgtttttctatgaataaaagcatcaaaatgttttcagaaaatcaaaaatccatccttaaaaatagctaaaaatgaatttttcattaaaatcctaaaagtctgccataaccaccgattgggttcaaaagtctgtgctactacaaaagtctgtccactgctgaaagtcatcccctgttctcctTTTTCTTGATAACCACTGATGATCATAATCAATGTTGTCTCCACTGCTGATCTATCTACTGATAGtgaaaagcatccactgtcctcCATTTCCATTGTAACTACTgctttcaccagttgttttcacaaaaagtactattcaaaagtactgtccttcacttcaccaggggatggcatgcggacagtacttagtagtcagaccttttgtaactgctgccacgtcagcattcactcttcctccataaaaccccctttcaacacccaaacagggtttcactgtcgaattgaattctcaaaaattctcttctcaaagcagttttcatcagATTTCTTCAAATCACTCCACAATCTCATTttcgatcctcatcttcaaaatgacaaaatcgaaatcatccgcttcaaaaggggcctctcaaaaggctacctccaccgacatcccacacaaaccatcgcacaatctactgggtcttctcacaaaacccagcaatatcgatacatttgattccatccttgaTATTATCAacgcttcaaagtacaaaactttgttgaccgctgatgcaccaatttacatgcaaactcagagagagttttggaaaaatgccacccttgaaaaacaaggaaaagatgtcatagccattaactctactctgtagaagaaagcagtccgaataacaccgcaatccatatctgaagtctttcaactcgatgatctgcaaggtatccctcttcatcattgtgtctgcataccctctctcaatgaagttcagtaaggatgatattgcggtaataaaccaaggtgactcgTTTCAAatgaacagcttaactgctgaaacattttcaagaatgtcaacaccttgtaaaacacgagcagaggtgcctgagcagattttagcagcaaacactgctcctcaggtatctgctgctgagcccactgctcaaggtgatcaaggcagcCAAACAACTGTCTTGAAATCCACacctaaaaacaccaaaaaaccacagaaaaagaaaaatcaaaaaccccccaaacctatcaaaaaggcaactttggaggatgagataccagagcaactgcctgtggttgcacaaaaatcacaacaaaccactgctgctacttcctcacagcagttggtagaaatatctcaacctatacctgaaactcctcctgtatcttcacaaaaagaacaggttgtacacacagggtcaccacatcatgaggctctggaagcactcgtttccatcctccacagcccaatacccggggcaattccgTTTTCTAAACCTActttcacatccccaattccaccaaacaccaaactgctgttggatgcaattgatttgaacctagcacaaaccagtccttctcaatcacctgttcatgagaaaatacctcaacaagagactgggcttgatgtatcaatctttgctaatccaccaacacaacctgaggaggttacaccccttgagttacatgaaactcttggtggtattccaagtgaagcagccactacaagtgttgaacctacaggtttacacttggacagtggttacatccataagacttccttggaggcaattccttctataacacctctgttatctgccagtgagtttgtactaaccactggtaacatcaaaagattatcaagtattgaaggaagaagaccccagtaccaagaaaaaagggcatcagttgttgatgtttggagttcACTCCCTACTTCaacttctgataaaaccactgctagtgggaaatctgatgatcccattaacttgggtgatggtttaaagtaccaagaattgacggaacgtgttgaaaaattggatacatctgttgcagaaattaaagaaatactGCAACAATTGTTAACAATTCAaaagatgttacaaatgagctctggaacctctttcaaccttttctccattaACAATTTTAGTTGGCCGAGCACCAACATgccaaacatgttcaagagctcaaaaaggcaatggagtctaggtttcGGGATACAAACGATGACATCAAGGCTCTTAAGGCCCAATTACTgaaaaccactggcactgctcctccgactgtactttatattgatgacctccctgcagataatgccaaaaaagggggagaaaatcaaggagtggacaaagaaagggattgaaaatgggctatatcttgatacagtaacaggtgcaatgctcagagatattttgccagatggtagtaaaaaggttgatgttacccagaatgcacttgatgatgctgtcataagtgtaaaaagggatagagcggcaaaggccttgtcaaggtggaatgaggagaagaaagctttcatgaagctgaatgcgcagggttgttctggtgaaaaggatgatcaaaatccgattccaaaaagaaatcttactagaaaagtaaggaaacccaaattcACACCATCCAGCCTTCAAAAGCACACTCCAAAATcactgtccaaaagccaccaacatcaaacctccacccaaacagttgttacaacaactgctcccactcaaacacacaccacttcaacacacaccatcaccactgccttaccaccaccatctgttcctgccctaaagcagaagacagcagatgacaaaacatctgctgtaatgacaacagtggttgaaacaccagttgtttcaacagctgttagtcaaccacaaATCACTGAttcacccaaaacatcatctgccctcCCTaatataaaaaggagaagggttgtcatatcagatgatgattctccatcaccaccaccaaaagctTCAAAATCCTAAGCACTTGTCATagtttcaaaacccattcctctctcttcagctcaactgtacaaacccttacctcctgcaggtgttcaatttcctcttgaacttgtaacagtcagagaagaaattaagtccttctactatgaggatgaccctgccaaaaggagcttgccatcgattgaaggatatcccaggccaactaatattgaagaatacttgaaaatcaaggccaagcaagcagaggatatctcaatcaaaaataaacaagggaaatctgatagagagtatcaacaaaactatcagtttctgcttacacaggtcaaagctttggaacagtttgcaaagaatgtatgtcagcaaatctcagaaaaggcatatgagtccttgagaaaagactacattgaaaacatcatgacctacaagacatacaagggggagaagcacatgttcagaaactggactattcctgagcttgaaaaggaagtagccatgattcatgaaatgatcaagaataaagTCAAACAGACTCCCCCAGAAAAATTTAAAAGGGTTGAAGCTGATAAGGCcttagagctgaagagaatgaaagaggagctgataattgctgaatatgggtcaaagaactctgtgtctaagtggggagaagcgagggtcagggccacctacaagagtttggaagagctaaggaagaaagatccaaaagctccacaaaagcctgactactccaaagcagaggtttcgaaaggatcatcaaggccacatctcaaaagaaccactgcttctgctggtactgccatctacaaaagaaggagacaaagccagttaggttctgaaacagttcaagagattcttactggaaatgccgTTGTGAAAACGGGCACGTTGctaatgttgaaagaagaatttgaactggaaaaatctgcacatactgctcagccagttatgaataggccagcctcaccaaactcctcaacaaataaaaatctcccaagaaacccatctcgcctaaaaatacaagagtggaaaactgacaaacagtaCCACGTATTGACTATAGTCAAGGcagatggcgaagtgaagaaatttacaagggaacaagctcttggcctaagatttgaagatttgcaggatctccttgatcttccacttagcagggatgaagatgatacagatgccttaaccttcAAACTACAATTCAAAaaggcaaataagggaactgttgttgaggcaataaaaatctacaatgatggagagttttggcattatctgttccagggggagattgttgggattgaaccctaccaaaggaacagataataaaagcccaAACTGGATCACATCagtagattcaaaataagcagatgtctggttgcaagtctctccccttgaaagtggtttcaacatctgctgacctcctatctgctgatcatgcaatctgctgacctataactgctgaccaagacaaagtctgatagaagaactaaagctctgctgctcaatctactgccttggttcaagctctgctgatcatgacaagtactgctgggttcacagaagtggaaggatgcagcaacagtttatgtttagtttatgcattgaaatgtaatatcagtagttagcatagcaatgtttgtatagatcagaggttagagtttgttaggaggttagatgtcactttcatggtgacgtcagctttgatgctcggtggtttgcaagtgcctataaatagaacagtactctgtactattctgtttagctcattcaccatattctttctgcacgaacaaacactgagctcaggctgagggggagtttgcatatcatacacacattgtaatcagagtttaaaaataactttaatcatttgattcagtgttagaaaatgtattattgatagcatttcttctgtttgattgtgaaaagtttggttccattaaattccgctgcactactctttcatttgttcatctaatatcaaacacaaatcacaatcaatccaaactcagatcctaataGTCTTCAATCCTTGGCATTTCCTTCTCCACATCACCTATGTAAGTCAAATACGCCTTACATCCGTGTAGTATAAATTTACGGGCTTCTATCATCGAACACACCATGGGATTACAAGTCTTTTCCCCATAGATGATGACACGCTTTCCGCTCGGAGACGTTAAGTGTATCTCCTTACGTAAGCATATCACCTTGGCGTGGTAGCgagacaaccagtccattccaactACCACTTGAAATTCACCCATAGACATGGGTATTAGATCAATGGAGTATTCCTCGCCATCGATATTCAGTTTGCATTCCcgacatacatcacaaacaataaaacttttGTTATTACCTACTTCTACTTCCATCGGCATAGGCAATTTGGTTAATGTAAACAAAGGGTTTTGAATAAATCTATGAGAAACAAAAgacttattcgcacccgtatcgaTAAGACACGCGTAAGAACAGaatttacagtaaatatacctgtaACCACGTCAGGTTCCATTTTTGCTTCCACAGCAGTGATTTGGAACGACCTTGCGTTTGACTTTGGGGTTTCATTTTTGGAGTCAGCACCCTCTTTCTTTCCTGTCAGTTCCGGACATTCTGACTTTTTATGACCCGGCTGATAACATTTATAGCACACCGTCACTTTGTCTGGGCAGTTTGAAACCCCATGCCCTGTTTTGCCACATGCAACACAAGGTTTGTTCTTAAAATAACATTCACCTTTACGGGCGCGTCCACATATCTTACAACTTGGGGAACCTCCTTTCGCATTTCCCTTCTTCGAAGATTCAGCTACCTTCGACTTCTTTGCGGGACTCGGGTTTTCATCCAAGGCCCTTCTCTCACCTCTTTCAACTTGCCTTTTCAATTCAATCTCGTGCTCCCACACCGCATTGATTATGTCGGTGAGGCTTTCGTAATGTgagggagtcataaactccctataTTCGGCCCTAAGCATGGTATGATTGTAATAAATTTTCTGTTCTTCGGCTTTGACCAACTCATCACAAAACTTGAGTTTATCCATAAATGTCCCCGTAATTTTATCAACGGTTTCACCCTTTTGCCTCAATTGCATGAATTCTTCTTTTATCTTATTGATTACCGCCTTGGGGCTATGATGTTTGAGaaatggtgttttaaaatcttccCAGGTCATCGCCCTCGTTGCTTCAACACCCCTTTCATTTCTGAGgttgtcccaccaatccttggcttggcCTCTAAGTTGGCCAGTTCCAAAAGCCACGAAGTCGCTTGCATCACAGTGTGTTCGTTCAAAAACACCTTCGATATCGCTTATCCACCTTTGACAAGCAATTAGATCCACCTCTCCATTGAAGATCGGGGGTTTACACGCCATAAACTTGTTATAAGAACAACCTTTCTTTTCTTTGGACTTACCTCTATCATTGGTAAGATCTTCTCTTAGTTCGCCTATCTTTTCCTCCATAGTTGAAAGTAATGTATTTTGTAGTCTTTCTATAAATCTTGGTAGGCTAACTTCAATAGCCCTTCCGACTTCCTCAGAGATCTTTTCTTTTAACTCGTCGATAGTGAGGGATAGGATATTGTTACTAGCACCTCCCG
This genomic stretch from Helianthus annuus cultivar XRQ/B chromosome 8, HanXRQr2.0-SUNRISE, whole genome shotgun sequence harbors:
- the LOC118481039 gene encoding uncharacterized protein LOC118481039, which translates into the protein MSGGASNNILSLTIDELKEKISEEVGRAIEVSLPRFIERLQNTLLSTMEEKIGELREDLTNDRGKSKEKKGCSYNKFMACKPPIFNGEVDLIACQRWISDIEGVFERTHCDASDFVAFGTGQLRGQAKDWWDNLRNERGVEATRAMTWEDFKTPFLKHHSPKAVINKIKEEFMQLRQKGETVDKITGTFMDKLKFCDELVKAEEQKIYYNHTMLRAEYREFMTPSHYESLTDIINAVWEHEIELKRQVERGERRALDENPSPAKKSKVAESSKKGNAKGGSPSCKICGRARKGECYFKNKPCVACGKTGHGVSNCPDKVTVCYKCYQPGHKKSECPELTGKKEGADSKNETPKSNARSFQITAVEAKMEPDVVTGVDFKTVVWLP